The Candidatus Gracilibacteria bacterium genome window below encodes:
- a CDS encoding sulfite exporter TauE/SafE family protein: MKTHTYHIKGLHCPSCKILIEDIVQEQEGIVGQVHIKKQTLTCDCKNDETIEENMARLSPLLSEHGYELSQEKQEESSENNGLIWQALPIGLVILALFFALQKSGILNFSVNGSITPTTSFIIGLIASISSCLAIVGGLILSLSAQMGYSGTKGKSAIILFHSGRILGFAVLGGILGMIGSTIGISVTFSSILGLIAALVMIVLGLNLAGVFKKSAITLPSSIFSFFRKGEGMFSGPLLIGIGTFFLPCGFTQSMQISALSSGSFLSGLLIMLFFALGTFPVLALLSFGSASFAKSRYAPLFFKSVGIVVIGLGAFSLITGLTSLGIIPPIINF; the protein is encoded by the coding sequence ATGAAAACACACACCTATCATATAAAATGACTCCACTGTCCTTCATGTAAAATACTTATCGAAGATATTGTCCAGGAACAAGAAGGTATTGTCGGGCAAGTACATATTAAGAAACAAACATTAACATGTGATTGCAAAAATGATGAAACAATCGAAGAAAATATGGCGAGATTATCACCCCTGCTATCTGAACATGGATATGAACTTTCCCAAGAAAAACAGGAAGAAAGTTCAGAAAATAACTGACTTATCTGGCAAGCACTACCAATAGGTCTTGTTATATTGGCACTCTTCTTTGCATTGCAAAAATCAGGTATTCTCAATTTTTCCGTCAATGGTAGCATCACACCGACAACCAGTTTTATTATTGGGCTCATTGCTTCTATTTCTAGCTGCCTTGCCATCGTGGGAGGGCTCATACTCTCGCTCTCAGCACAGATGGGATATAGCGGAACAAAAGGGAAAAGTGCCATTATTCTTTTTCATTCGGGGAGAATACTGTGATTCGCAGTCTTGGGTGGAATACTGGGAATGATCGGAAGTACTATTGGAATTAGTGTGACTTTTTCCTCTATACTCGGACTCATAGCAGCACTTGTAATGATCGTCCTATGACTCAATCTCGCAGGAGTTTTCAAAAAAAGTGCCATCACACTTCCGAGTTCCATCTTTTCATTTTTTAGAAAAGGGGAAGGTATGTTTTCTGGGCCATTACTCATCGGTATCGGAACATTCTTTCTCCCTTGTGGGTTTACTCAATCGATGCAGATATCTGCACTTTCAAGTGGCTCATTTCTCTCGGGCCTCCTGATTATGCTCTTCTTTGCACTTGGGACATTTCCAGTACTCGCTCTTCTCTCATTTGGATCCGCATCATTTGCGAAGTCACGATACGCTCCTCTCTTTTTCAAGTCTGTCGGTATCGTCGTTATCGGTCTCGGAGCTTTCTCTCTCATTACTGGTTTAACAAGTCTCGGCATCATACCACCTATTATCAATTTTTAA
- a CDS encoding pyrimidine dimer DNA glycosylase/endonuclease V: protein MRIWSLHPKYLDTKGLVALWRETLLAKNVLTGNIKGYKNHPQLLRFKNTENPLNAINQYLSEVYHEASQRNYNFNREKIDWNFQPIILTVTQGQVEYEKNHLLKKLQMRDPQKFEKIKASNEFSAHPIFEVAEGEIEEWEIITNL, encoded by the coding sequence ATGCGCATCTGGTCTCTCCATCCAAAATATCTGGACACAAAATGACTTGTTGCTCTCTGGCGAGAGACTTTGCTGGCAAAGAATGTCCTCACTGGAAATATAAAAGGATACAAAAATCATCCTCAACTCCTGAGATTTAAAAATACAGAGAATCCTCTCAATGCGATTAATCAATATTTATCCGAGGTGTACCACGAAGCATCTCAAAGAAACTATAATTTTAACCGAGAAAAAATAGATTGGAATTTCCAGCCGATAATCCTCACAGTCACACAGGGGCAAGTAGAATACGAGAAAAACCATCTTCTGAAAAAACTCCAAATGAGAGATCCGCAAAAGTTTGAAAAAATAAAAGCTTCCAATGAATTCAGTGCTCATCCGATTTTTGAAGTAGCGGAAGGAGAGATTGAGGAATGGGAAATCATAACTAATCTATAA
- a CDS encoding heavy metal translocating P-type ATPase, with amino-acid sequence MNTTLKVHGMHCASCASIITKKISKLSGVEHIEVNPGTEKAVLSFDPQKTNISTMNQTLEPLGYSFSDTENPEVMSMGHDHSGMHDMNHESMEAEGEKVKFVLPITFLIFGLMMWDIASQLFVGVPRLPLPMETFNIISMIVASVVLFWIGKPFLLGVSRFIKYRVANMDTLIGIGTLTAYVYSVIITLFPDIREAFLLPEYTYFDVTIVVIGFITLGKYLEARSKNKTGDAIKKLLNLQTKTALVIRDNKEYEIPLEEVVHGDIIIVKPGAKIPVDGILTEGESFVDESMITGEPIPMEKNIGDSVVAGTINTTGSFRFQATKIGAETMLARIIKMVETAQGSKAPIQALADKISSVFVPVVLILSFLTLGAWLVIGTSYLGFSAALSLGIVSFVSMLVIACPCALGLATPTAIIVGVGKGAQAGILIKDAATLQKLHNVDTIIMDKTGTLTKGKPELTAIHNISQKTDEEIVHIVASLEKYSEHPIAEAIVSYAEQKNISLVSVENFISIKGKGLQGKVDGEEYFVGNARLMDDMKLAYDVSLIDQETKEGKTPIILANKKEVLAMIMVADTLKSETKDAITQLKKLGVKIIMMTGDAKNTAEYIGNLVGIETIFAEVSPEDKLMKIRELQSENHIVAMVGDGVNDAPALAQSDVGIAMATGTDVAIESADIAILHGDITKIVKAIRLSKITMRGIKQNLFWAFIYNVVGIPLAAGAFYPLFGWLLNPIFAGLAMAFSSVSVVSNSLRVKTKKL; translated from the coding sequence ATGAATACCACACTCAAAGTACACGGCATGCATTGCGCCAGTTGTGCCAGCATTATCACAAAAAAAATCTCCAAACTCTCAGGGGTAGAGCATATTGAAGTGAACCCTGGAACAGAAAAAGCTGTACTTAGTTTTGACCCACAAAAAACAAACATAAGCACAATGAACCAAACCCTTGAACCTCTAGGGTATAGCTTCTCTGATACAGAAAACCCTGAAGTAATGAGTATGGGGCATGATCATAGTGGCATGCACGATATGAACCATGAATCTATGGAAGCGGAATGAGAAAAAGTAAAATTTGTACTCCCTATCACATTTCTCATATTTTGACTGATGATGTGGGATATAGCATCCCAGCTCTTTGTAGGGGTGCCCCGTCTTCCCTTGCCCATGGAAACCTTTAATATTATCTCGATGATAGTAGCATCGGTAGTTCTTTTCTGGATTGGAAAACCATTTTTGCTGGGTGTCTCTCGTTTTATCAAGTATCGTGTCGCAAATATGGATACACTGATTGGAATTGGCACACTCACCGCCTATGTCTATAGTGTCATTATTACTCTTTTCCCAGACATACGAGAAGCGTTTCTTTTGCCAGAATATACCTATTTTGATGTCACCATCGTCGTCATCGGTTTTATCACGCTCGGGAAATATCTCGAAGCTCGCTCCAAAAATAAAACAGGTGATGCTATCAAGAAACTTCTCAATTTACAAACAAAAACAGCGCTTGTCATACGAGACAACAAAGAATACGAAATACCACTGGAGGAAGTCGTACATGGCGATATCATCATCGTAAAACCAGGAGCAAAAATCCCAGTCGACGGAATACTCACTGAATGAGAATCTTTTGTCGATGAGTCTATGATTACGGGAGAGCCAATTCCTATGGAAAAAAATATTGGTGATTCTGTCGTCGCTGGTACTATCAATACGACTGGATCATTTCGATTTCAAGCAACAAAAATAGGAGCAGAGACTATGCTCGCTCGAATCATAAAAATGGTGGAAACAGCCCAGGGAAGTAAAGCTCCCATTCAAGCTCTGGCTGATAAAATCTCATCCGTATTTGTCCCGGTCGTGCTCATATTATCATTCCTTACCCTCGGAGCATGGCTCGTCATCGGTACATCCTATCTCGGATTTTCCGCAGCCCTTTCCCTCGGTATTGTCTCATTTGTGAGTATGCTCGTTATTGCTTGCCCTTGTGCTCTCGGACTTGCCACACCAACAGCTATTATTGTATGAGTAGGAAAGTGAGCGCAGGCAGGAATCCTCATAAAAGATGCCGCCACGCTTCAGAAACTTCATAATGTCGATACTATCATTATGGACAAAACAGGGACGCTCACAAAATGAAAGCCAGAACTCACAGCCATACACAATATCTCACAAAAAACAGATGAAGAAATCGTACACATCGTCGCCTCTCTCGAGAAATATTCTGAGCATCCAATTGCAGAGGCCATAGTCTCTTATGCTGAGCAAAAAAATATATCCCTCGTGAGTGTTGAGAATTTTATATCAATCAAAGGAAAGTGACTCCAGGGAAAAGTCGACTGAGAAGAATATTTTGTCGGTAATGCTCGACTCATGGACGATATGAAATTGGCATATGACGTCTCGCTGATTGACCAGGAAACAAAAGAAGGGAAAACTCCTATTATTCTCGCAAACAAAAAAGAAGTTCTTGCGATGATTATGGTAGCCGATACACTCAAATCTGAAACCAAGGATGCCATTACGCAGCTCAAAAAGCTCGGTGTCAAAATCATCATGATGACTGGGGATGCAAAAAATACAGCGGAATATATTGGAAACCTGGTTGGTATTGAAACAATATTTGCTGAAGTGTCTCCGGAAGATAAACTCATGAAAATCCGTGAACTCCAATCGGAGAATCATATCGTCGCAATGGTGGGTGATGGAGTCAATGATGCTCCCGCTCTTGCCCAATCGGATGTCGGAATTGCGATGGCAACGGGAACTGATGTCGCTATTGAAAGTGCTGATATTGCTATTCTCCATGGTGATATCACAAAAATAGTCAAAGCTATTCGTCTCTCAAAAATCACCATGCGAGGCATCAAACAAAATCTCTTCTGGGCGTTTATCTATAATGTGGTAGGTATTCCGCTCGCTGCAGGAGCGTTCTATCCCCTCTTTGGTTGGCTATTAAATCCTATCTTCGCAGGTCTTGCGATGGCATTTTCAAGTGTTTCAGTCGTCTCAAACTCCTTGCGTGTCAAGACTAAAAAACTATAA
- a CDS encoding metal-sensing transcriptional repressor, with the protein MKTSTNPVLKKKLLLAVKKTQGTLAKVTQMIEEDTYCADIGQQINAALGLLKSANIDLMKSHLMCCGKNALIHKNPKEGEKFVEEFARIWDVSTRK; encoded by the coding sequence ATGAAAACATCAACCAATCCTGTCCTCAAAAAAAAGCTCCTGCTCGCTGTCAAAAAGACACAAGGCACCCTCGCAAAAGTCACACAGATGATAGAAGAAGACACCTACTGTGCCGACATCGGGCAACAGATAAATGCTGCTCTCGGACTTCTGAAATCAGCGAATATCGATCTCATGAAAAGTCATCTCATGTGTTGCGGGAAAAATGCCCTGATTCATAAAAACCCAAAAGAAGGAGAAAAATTCGTCGAAGAATTTGCTCGTATTTGGGATGTCTCAACGAGGAAATAA